The Accipiter gentilis chromosome 19, bAccGen1.1, whole genome shotgun sequence genome has a window encoding:
- the SKA3 gene encoding spindle and kinetochore-associated protein 3 isoform X1: MEVSRDFFGKLRALALTLEKEARQLERALRGEDVDYEDESPIRVLHDLHCEIRSLKEDVNASLGKSCSEKQAIHEFMKASEILMQRNAVDLGKIRELFQKYGYKPLVKDSTEEEEEVVNSDSTVSVQTKSDEGKADVPHPPACTEKPLVPTDPLRNPQLSDFGLSQYAFSRPWSAVKGQHTTNAYQENPKNRTPLKTQAPCTLPKTPKCMLKMDDYECVTPKLEHFGISEHTVCMNEDYTMSLIRKTAQTSKNLVKKDDHEVNVPEMTSREIMFTPGPKPKVTAENAAGWMASPMVFVFCTPDVKIPSRTNNTVLSRSPETNELPLPSHTETPQFPDFETRWLKTEAKQVKQGGKTELMTKKDATDKQYVENSIPFAVSSDDYLKHFGDPSPPKIKHYDQLFNTPPPPEITRIPDDVLQILSKYNHKVDSSKAKEKETKAGNTVRCGSDFTDNCNKENRGYPGFFKPNN; this comes from the exons ACTATGAAGATGAATCTCCAATAAGAGTCTTGCATGACCTCCATTGTGAAATCAGGAGTCTGAAG GAAGATGTTAATGCCAGTCTTGGTAAGAGTTGCTCTGAAAAACAAGCAATTCATGAGTTTATGAAGGCAAGTGAAATATTGATGCAAAGAAATGCAGTAGATCTTGGAAAAATAAGAGAGCTGTTCCAGAAATACGGCTACAAACCACTTGTCAAAGACTCTACAG aagaggaggaagaagttgtTAACAGCGATTCAACAGTGTCTGTCCAGACTAAATCTGATGAAGGAAAAGCAGATGTACCTCATCCTCCTGCTTGTACTGAGAAGCCACTGGTGCCCACAGACCCACTGCGTAATCCCCAGCTTTCTGATTTTGGTCTTTCACAATATGCGTTCTCCAGGCCTTGGAGCGCAGTGAAAGGACAACACACAACAAATGCATATCAAGAAAATCCAAAGAACAGGACTCCGCTAAAAACACAGGCACCCTGTACTTTGCCCAAAACACCAAAATGTATGCTAAAGATGGACGATTATGAGTGTGTAACACCAAAACTTGAACACTTTGGCATTAGTGAACATACCGTGTGTATGAATGAAGATTATACGATGTCACTTATTCGTAAAACTGCTCAGACAAGCAAGAA tttggtTAAAAAAGATGATCATGAAGTGAATGTACCAGAAATGACATCCAGGGAAATCATGTTTACTCCTGGGCCAAAACCAAAAGTGACAGCTGAGAATG CAGCTGGCTGGATGGCTTCTCCTATGGTATTTGTGTTCTGTACTCCTGATGTGAAAATCCCTTCCAGAACAAATAATACAGTATTATCAAGGTCACCAGAGACAAATGAACTGCCTCTTCCCAGTCATAcagaaacaccacagtttccagATTTTGAAACAAGATGGCTAAAAACAGAAGCTAAG CAGGTGAAGCAGGGGGGCAAGACTGAGTTGATGACAAAGAAGGATGCAACAGATAAACAATACGTAGAAAATAGCATTCCTTTTGCTGTGAGCTCTGATGATTATCTTAAACATTTTGGAGACCCTTCTCCTCCTAAAATAAAACACTATGACCAGTTATTCAATACTCCTCCACCTCCAGAAATAACAAGGATACCAGATGATGTTCTACAG ATTCTGTCCAAGTATAATCATAAAGTAGACTCTTCTAAAGCCAAGGAAAAGGAGACCAAGGCAGGAAATACTGTAAGATGTGGAAGTGATTTCACTGATAACTGCAATAAAGAGAACAG AGGATATCCTGGATTTTTCAAGCCAAACAACTGA
- the SKA3 gene encoding spindle and kinetochore-associated protein 3 isoform X2 codes for MKASEILMQRNAVDLGKIRELFQKYGYKPLVKDSTEEEEEVVNSDSTVSVQTKSDEGKADVPHPPACTEKPLVPTDPLRNPQLSDFGLSQYAFSRPWSAVKGQHTTNAYQENPKNRTPLKTQAPCTLPKTPKCMLKMDDYECVTPKLEHFGISEHTVCMNEDYTMSLIRKTAQTSKNLVKKDDHEVNVPEMTSREIMFTPGPKPKVTAENAAGWMASPMVFVFCTPDVKIPSRTNNTVLSRSPETNELPLPSHTETPQFPDFETRWLKTEAKQVKQGGKTELMTKKDATDKQYVENSIPFAVSSDDYLKHFGDPSPPKIKHYDQLFNTPPPPEITRIPDDVLQILSKYNHKVDSSKAKEKETKAGNTVRCGSDFTDNCNKENRGYPGFFKPNN; via the exons ATGAAGGCAAGTGAAATATTGATGCAAAGAAATGCAGTAGATCTTGGAAAAATAAGAGAGCTGTTCCAGAAATACGGCTACAAACCACTTGTCAAAGACTCTACAG aagaggaggaagaagttgtTAACAGCGATTCAACAGTGTCTGTCCAGACTAAATCTGATGAAGGAAAAGCAGATGTACCTCATCCTCCTGCTTGTACTGAGAAGCCACTGGTGCCCACAGACCCACTGCGTAATCCCCAGCTTTCTGATTTTGGTCTTTCACAATATGCGTTCTCCAGGCCTTGGAGCGCAGTGAAAGGACAACACACAACAAATGCATATCAAGAAAATCCAAAGAACAGGACTCCGCTAAAAACACAGGCACCCTGTACTTTGCCCAAAACACCAAAATGTATGCTAAAGATGGACGATTATGAGTGTGTAACACCAAAACTTGAACACTTTGGCATTAGTGAACATACCGTGTGTATGAATGAAGATTATACGATGTCACTTATTCGTAAAACTGCTCAGACAAGCAAGAA tttggtTAAAAAAGATGATCATGAAGTGAATGTACCAGAAATGACATCCAGGGAAATCATGTTTACTCCTGGGCCAAAACCAAAAGTGACAGCTGAGAATG CAGCTGGCTGGATGGCTTCTCCTATGGTATTTGTGTTCTGTACTCCTGATGTGAAAATCCCTTCCAGAACAAATAATACAGTATTATCAAGGTCACCAGAGACAAATGAACTGCCTCTTCCCAGTCATAcagaaacaccacagtttccagATTTTGAAACAAGATGGCTAAAAACAGAAGCTAAG CAGGTGAAGCAGGGGGGCAAGACTGAGTTGATGACAAAGAAGGATGCAACAGATAAACAATACGTAGAAAATAGCATTCCTTTTGCTGTGAGCTCTGATGATTATCTTAAACATTTTGGAGACCCTTCTCCTCCTAAAATAAAACACTATGACCAGTTATTCAATACTCCTCCACCTCCAGAAATAACAAGGATACCAGATGATGTTCTACAG ATTCTGTCCAAGTATAATCATAAAGTAGACTCTTCTAAAGCCAAGGAAAAGGAGACCAAGGCAGGAAATACTGTAAGATGTGGAAGTGATTTCACTGATAACTGCAATAAAGAGAACAG AGGATATCCTGGATTTTTCAAGCCAAACAACTGA